The proteins below are encoded in one region of Segatella copri:
- a CDS encoding phosphatase PAP2 family protein: protein MIELLHQIEQIDTQIFLFFNGFHNVYWDYFMMIFSDRFVWVPFYASFIFVLLKNFPVKVVMSTIVVITLIILFSDQTASGILKPLVARMRPSNPDNPISPMVHVVQGYRGGRYGFPSSHAANAWSMAFFAQYLVRRSKLTIFLCLWALITSYSRMYLGVHYFGDILIGTLIGFLYATLYYYIFQYFLRKHTERFKPNHDIRFASVPIITGLVSIWVIICTSGILSFYSIPLR, encoded by the coding sequence ATGATAGAATTACTTCATCAAATAGAACAGATTGATACGCAGATTTTTCTGTTTTTCAATGGTTTTCACAACGTGTATTGGGATTACTTCATGATGATTTTCTCAGACCGTTTTGTATGGGTTCCGTTCTATGCCAGTTTTATCTTTGTACTGCTGAAGAATTTTCCTGTCAAGGTTGTGATGAGCACTATAGTTGTCATCACTCTGATTATCTTGTTTTCAGATCAGACTGCATCAGGAATTCTGAAGCCATTGGTAGCAAGAATGCGTCCCAGCAATCCTGATAATCCTATCAGTCCGATGGTACATGTTGTTCAAGGATATCGGGGTGGAAGATATGGTTTCCCGTCTTCTCATGCAGCCAATGCATGGAGCATGGCCTTCTTTGCCCAATATCTGGTTCGCCGGAGCAAACTCACGATATTCTTATGCCTATGGGCATTGATAACCAGTTATTCCCGAATGTATCTCGGTGTACACTATTTTGGCGACATCCTGATTGGTACCCTCATTGGTTTTCTCTATGCCACCTTATATTATTATATATTTCAGTATTTTTTAAGGAAGCATACCGAACGTTTTAAGCCCAACCACGACATCAGATTTGCAAGCGTCCCTATCATTACGGGGCTCGTTTCTATTTGGGTAATCATTTGTACCAGTGGAATACTGTCTTTCTATAGCATACCACTGAGATAA
- a CDS encoding PD-(D/E)XK nuclease family protein: protein MKTFLKYVARDILEKYGNNLNDIAVVFPNKRAALFLNESLARLTDHPIWSPSYITISDLFRKHSTLKVGDPIKLVCDLHKTFVACTGIDETLDHFYGWGQLLITDFDDIDKNMAEAEKLFANLSNIHELDDISYLTEEQKTLIKKFFSNFNVDHNSELKKRFLQLWSHFLDIYKQFNMRLEEQGLAYEGALYRKVVNDENIKFQHKKYLFVGFNMMQVVERKLCDRLMKEGKAHFYWDYDDYYMQNNHEAGHYIREYLKYYPNELNDMPPHDLREIYHNFDNNKDITYISASTENIQARYVNQWLKEKKRYKYGKKVAIVLADEGLLQSVIHSLPTNEDIKSLPDYSENDKLAYNITLGYPLQQTPFYSLLQQLIKLQGVGHPKHSNNYRLHNVLMALRHPYTRYISQNYSKLLSALDEQKQFYPTRQFLSMDGDEGLSLLFKDLGETATENEYNLRLIQYLLDILKTIGVNSKEQDDPLFQESLFRTYTLLNRLQELIQTGDLAVDCITLERLIQQLIQSTSIPFHGEPAEGIQVMGVLETRNLDFEHILVLSCNEGKLPKGVNDASFIPYSLRKAYGLTTVDNKVAIYAYYFHSLLQRSHDITLCYNNATEDGQSGEMSRFMLQLLVESHHDIERFSLVAGQNTLRPTYEPIEKKLHALSQLKNLKMLTPTFLNTYLRCEKQFYYKYVEGLIEPDEIDEDEVDNKVFGNIFHRAAELFYLGLASSDALTTDGKGELKLTRPIIVSKEQLEQALKDESLVYRLVDQAFREELFKVSAAGYHPKYNGLQLINKEVIARYIRQLVTIDMRQAPFTILGLELVVKTDVEVETSIGNLSLSIGGFIDRLDAVAANGHANGNNLAERIRVIDYKTGRISTTRPRELSEVFDPSMLNKHTDYYLQSMLYSIIVSHNRNLNPAQEPVSPGLLFIQNAGAEDYDPTLKMGKELISSIDVYEEEFMKQLKVLIANIFDKDQPFRPTDDKHRCEYCPYAALCKS from the coding sequence ATGAAAACATTTTTAAAATATGTAGCAAGAGATATTCTCGAGAAATATGGAAACAATCTCAACGACATTGCCGTCGTGTTTCCAAATAAACGCGCCGCTCTTTTCCTCAACGAGAGTCTGGCACGTTTGACTGATCACCCTATCTGGTCGCCATCTTACATAACTATCAGCGACCTTTTTCGCAAACATAGCACATTGAAAGTTGGAGACCCAATCAAACTTGTTTGCGATTTACATAAAACATTCGTAGCCTGCACTGGTATTGATGAGACCCTAGACCATTTTTATGGATGGGGACAACTTCTTATCACAGATTTTGACGATATTGATAAAAACATGGCAGAAGCAGAAAAACTCTTTGCCAATCTTAGCAATATACATGAACTTGATGACATCTCATATCTTACAGAAGAACAGAAAACGCTGATTAAGAAATTTTTTAGCAATTTCAACGTTGATCACAACTCTGAACTCAAAAAGAGATTTCTACAATTATGGAGCCATTTTCTTGATATCTATAAGCAGTTCAACATGCGTCTTGAAGAACAAGGATTGGCTTATGAGGGGGCTCTGTACAGGAAAGTTGTAAATGATGAAAATATCAAATTCCAACACAAGAAATATCTCTTTGTCGGTTTTAATATGATGCAAGTAGTAGAACGGAAACTCTGCGACCGCTTGATGAAAGAGGGTAAAGCACATTTCTATTGGGACTACGATGACTATTATATGCAAAACAACCATGAGGCAGGTCACTACATTCGTGAATATCTCAAATATTATCCTAACGAATTGAATGATATGCCTCCTCATGATCTTCGTGAAATTTATCATAACTTTGATAACAATAAAGACATTACATACATTTCGGCATCAACTGAAAACATCCAGGCCCGCTATGTAAACCAATGGCTTAAAGAAAAGAAACGCTATAAATATGGAAAAAAAGTGGCTATAGTATTAGCCGATGAAGGATTGTTGCAAAGTGTAATACATAGTCTTCCTACAAACGAAGACATCAAGTCGTTGCCAGATTATTCTGAGAACGACAAGTTAGCATATAATATTACATTGGGCTATCCGCTTCAACAGACACCATTCTACAGTTTGCTGCAACAGCTCATCAAGTTGCAGGGCGTAGGTCACCCCAAGCATAGTAACAACTATCGCTTACACAATGTGCTCATGGCACTCCGTCATCCATATACACGCTATATTTCTCAAAATTATAGCAAACTCTTGAGCGCTCTTGATGAGCAGAAGCAGTTCTATCCTACCCGCCAATTCCTAAGCATGGATGGTGATGAAGGTTTGTCACTGCTTTTCAAAGATTTGGGTGAGACTGCAACAGAAAATGAATACAACTTGAGACTCATCCAGTATCTGCTGGATATTTTGAAGACAATAGGTGTGAATAGCAAAGAACAGGACGATCCTTTATTCCAGGAATCGCTCTTCAGGACCTATACCTTATTGAACCGTCTGCAAGAACTCATCCAGACAGGAGACTTAGCAGTAGACTGCATCACTCTAGAACGACTCATCCAACAGCTCATCCAGTCAACAAGTATTCCTTTCCATGGTGAACCTGCAGAAGGAATACAGGTAATGGGTGTATTGGAAACTCGAAATCTTGATTTCGAGCATATCTTAGTACTCTCATGCAACGAAGGGAAACTGCCGAAAGGTGTGAACGATGCTTCATTTATTCCCTATTCATTGAGAAAGGCATATGGCTTGACTACGGTAGATAACAAAGTAGCCATATACGCCTATTATTTTCACAGTCTGCTCCAACGCTCACACGACATCACTTTATGTTACAATAACGCAACAGAAGATGGTCAATCGGGTGAGATGAGCCGTTTTATGCTACAACTCCTGGTAGAAAGCCATCATGACATCGAGCGCTTTTCTTTGGTCGCAGGACAAAACACACTGCGTCCTACTTATGAACCAATAGAGAAAAAACTGCATGCGCTCAGCCAGCTCAAGAATTTGAAAATGCTTACGCCAACATTTCTGAATACATATTTGAGATGTGAAAAGCAATTCTACTATAAATATGTAGAAGGACTGATTGAACCAGATGAAATTGATGAGGACGAAGTAGACAACAAAGTATTTGGAAATATATTCCATCGTGCAGCAGAACTGTTCTATCTGGGATTAGCAAGCAGCGATGCTCTGACAACCGACGGTAAAGGAGAACTCAAACTGACTCGTCCTATCATTGTATCAAAAGAGCAATTAGAGCAAGCCTTAAAAGATGAATCGCTTGTTTATCGCCTGGTAGATCAGGCGTTCAGAGAAGAACTCTTTAAAGTCAGCGCTGCAGGGTATCACCCGAAATATAATGGTCTGCAACTGATCAATAAAGAAGTAATAGCAAGGTATATCCGGCAACTTGTCACGATAGATATGCGCCAGGCTCCATTCACCATACTCGGATTAGAGCTGGTTGTAAAAACTGACGTCGAAGTAGAAACAAGTATCGGCAATTTATCTCTGTCAATAGGAGGTTTTATCGACCGACTGGACGCTGTTGCAGCTAACGGTCATGCAAATGGCAATAATCTTGCAGAACGAATCCGCGTAATAGACTATAAAACAGGACGTATTTCAACAACACGTCCAAGAGAACTGAGCGAAGTGTTTGATCCATCCATGCTCAACAAGCATACAGATTATTATTTACAATCTATGCTCTACTCGATTATTGTAAGCCACAACAGGAATCTGAATCCGGCTCAAGAACCCGTATCTCCAGGCTTGCTGTTTATACAAAATGCAGGAGCAGAAGATTATGATCCGACATTAAAAATGGGCAAGGAACTCATCAGTAGCATAGATGTATACGAAGAAGAGTTTATGAAACAACTGAAAGTTCTCATCGCCAACATCTTTGACAAGGACCAACCATTCCGGCCTACAGATGATAAGCATCGTTGCGAATACTGTCCATACGCAGCTTTATGCAAGTCATAG
- a CDS encoding LTA synthase family protein, with product MKQILWFIKTYFTFVILFGFQKPFFMILEKASATQPIDNIWSEMPTVMWYGLSLDLSMAGYLTALPGLLLIAMIWFRKEIIRPILNAYYILASFLVSITFILNAGLYPYWNFPLDSTPLYYFFTSPKDALASVGGLYIFFALLITVLLTIAVWFALRMPHTQKRYSSRYSNYGFGDFGSGRRTRYSDIEHHRMRHSLILLLLTALLFIPIRGGFTVSTTNTGKAYFSQNAFLNHAAVNPMFSLFESLTHQEDFASQYRYMSEEEANKLFAQMVSSSDQNTYPLLNEEARKNGKPDILIIIMESFANDIMPSVGTHKDVAVCLDSIAQKGIFFPRFYSNTFRTDRGLVAVLSGYPAQPTTSIMRYPAKSAQLPSLARSLAKAKHYGNAYYYGGDVDFANQRSWLVSQGYERIISDSDFPIEDKLSKWGVHDHIVANRLLADLRKEQNTKQSMLRVFQTSSSHEPFDVPYSRLKDKRLNAFAYTDSVIGHLLREYSKLPRWKNTLVLLVADHVGAYKEHLDNFDRSRYQIPLIMTGGAIARPMNVKLIGSQHDIAATLLGQLGIPHKDFLFSKNMLSDATPKFAFFDVPDAFGMVSEENSIIYDNKSKKVVYDKGKKGYNLKRGMAYLQKLYDDLSAK from the coding sequence ATGAAGCAAATATTGTGGTTTATAAAAACGTATTTTACGTTTGTCATTTTGTTCGGTTTTCAGAAACCATTTTTCATGATATTGGAAAAGGCTTCTGCTACACAACCTATCGATAATATCTGGAGCGAAATGCCTACAGTGATGTGGTATGGTTTATCACTCGACCTCTCTATGGCTGGTTACCTCACCGCACTACCGGGTTTGTTGCTCATCGCAATGATTTGGTTTCGTAAGGAGATTATACGTCCTATTCTGAATGCTTATTATATACTGGCATCTTTCCTGGTTTCCATTACATTCATACTGAATGCAGGATTATATCCATATTGGAACTTCCCGCTAGATAGCACTCCATTATATTATTTCTTTACTTCGCCAAAGGATGCACTTGCAAGTGTTGGAGGGCTTTACATCTTTTTTGCTCTCCTCATCACTGTGCTGCTTACCATAGCCGTCTGGTTCGCACTCCGCATGCCTCATACCCAGAAGCGCTATTCCAGCAGATACAGCAACTATGGTTTTGGAGATTTCGGCAGTGGTCGCAGAACACGCTACTCTGACATAGAGCATCATCGTATGCGCCATTCTCTTATTTTGTTGCTGCTTACTGCCCTTCTCTTCATCCCTATCAGAGGAGGATTTACTGTATCTACAACAAATACAGGAAAGGCATATTTCAGCCAAAATGCGTTTTTGAATCATGCTGCCGTCAATCCGATGTTCAGCCTGTTTGAATCACTTACCCATCAGGAAGATTTTGCATCGCAATACCGATACATGTCAGAAGAAGAAGCTAACAAGCTCTTTGCTCAAATGGTAAGTTCAAGCGACCAGAATACCTACCCGCTCCTGAATGAAGAAGCTCGGAAAAACGGAAAGCCAGATATACTTATTATTATTATGGAAAGCTTTGCCAACGACATCATGCCTTCCGTCGGAACACATAAAGACGTAGCGGTCTGCTTGGACTCAATAGCCCAAAAGGGAATTTTCTTCCCAAGATTCTATTCCAATACTTTCCGCACGGATCGTGGATTGGTTGCTGTTTTGAGCGGTTATCCTGCACAACCTACAACCAGCATCATGCGCTACCCAGCAAAATCTGCACAATTACCATCATTGGCACGTTCATTGGCTAAAGCAAAGCATTACGGCAATGCATATTATTATGGTGGTGATGTTGATTTTGCCAACCAACGCTCTTGGCTGGTTTCCCAGGGCTATGAGAGAATCATTTCAGATAGTGATTTCCCTATAGAAGACAAATTGAGCAAATGGGGAGTACACGATCATATAGTAGCCAACCGGCTGCTTGCAGACCTCAGGAAAGAACAAAACACCAAACAGTCTATGCTGAGAGTATTCCAGACATCAAGCAGTCATGAGCCATTCGATGTGCCATATAGCAGACTGAAAGACAAACGTTTAAATGCATTTGCTTACACTGATAGCGTCATAGGTCATCTTCTGCGTGAATACAGCAAATTGCCTAGATGGAAAAATACTTTGGTATTACTCGTTGCCGATCATGTTGGCGCATACAAAGAACATCTTGACAACTTTGACCGCAGCCGCTATCAGATTCCACTTATCATGACCGGTGGAGCAATAGCTCGCCCAATGAATGTTAAGCTCATAGGAAGTCAGCATGATATAGCAGCTACACTGCTCGGACAATTAGGCATTCCTCACAAAGACTTCTTGTTCAGCAAGAACATGTTGAGTGATGCTACTCCTAAATTTGCATTCTTTGATGTACCCGATGCTTTCGGCATGGTATCAGAGGAAAACTCTATCATCTACGACAACAAATCCAAAAAGGTTGTTTATGATAAAGGCAAAAAAGGTTATAACCTGAAGCGAGGCATGGCTTATCTTCAGAAGTTGTACGATGACTTGAGTGCAAAATAG
- a CDS encoding sigma-70 family RNA polymerase sigma factor yields the protein MTEKEINKIVSENLNYVKSVANQYKGKGVEFDDLVSEGTLAMLMAARKFQADRGTDFVAYAGPFVHKAISQAIDKQSGVYRLPKDQKKYAPRNADKAVSVDAPLSANNPYTLLDILNDPDVKIADDTLNIEMMKKKMAESIADLLPREKKIITKFYGIGVPKETMAEIAEDMGLKRERVRQIRNLTIRRLNRSIRHQALRNYFKR from the coding sequence ATGACAGAAAAAGAAATAAACAAGATAGTTAGTGAGAACTTAAACTATGTAAAATCAGTAGCCAACCAGTATAAAGGTAAAGGCGTTGAGTTTGATGACTTGGTTAGCGAAGGAACGCTGGCAATGCTTATGGCAGCCAGAAAGTTCCAAGCCGACCGGGGCACCGATTTTGTGGCTTATGCCGGTCCATTCGTTCACAAGGCTATATCACAGGCCATTGATAAACAATCAGGAGTTTATCGTTTACCGAAAGATCAGAAGAAATATGCCCCAAGAAACGCAGACAAGGCTGTATCTGTAGATGCGCCACTAAGCGCAAACAATCCGTATACCCTATTAGACATATTAAACGATCCGGATGTAAAGATTGCAGATGATACCCTGAACATAGAAATGATGAAGAAAAAGATGGCAGAAAGCATTGCAGATTTATTGCCACGAGAGAAAAAAATCATCACCAAATTCTATGGTATAGGGGTTCCTAAGGAAACGATGGCTGAAATTGCTGAAGATATGGGGCTCAAACGCGAGCGAGTTCGCCAGATACGAAATCTGACCATACGCAGATTGAACAGGAGTATCCGCCACCAGGCATTGAGAAACTACTTCAAGAGGTAA
- a CDS encoding DedA family protein, with protein sequence MNTAELFLWILDNLNYWVVTLFMAIESSFIPFPSEVVVPPAAWKAMDPDSGMSFILVIVFATIGANIGALINYYLAKWVGRPIIYRFADSRIGHMCLIDRQKVEVAEEYFRKHGAASTIFGRLVPAVRQLISIPAGLAGMHVGKFLLYTTIGAGIWNTVLAIIGWGIYQYTDYKTTQDVYQQALKYSHELGYIILALAIVIVAFLAYKGLKKK encoded by the coding sequence ATGAATACAGCAGAGCTTTTTCTTTGGATACTCGACAATTTAAATTACTGGGTAGTAACCCTTTTCATGGCTATCGAGAGTTCATTCATCCCATTCCCATCAGAGGTGGTTGTTCCACCTGCAGCATGGAAAGCCATGGATCCTGATAGCGGAATGTCGTTTATCCTAGTCATCGTGTTTGCCACCATTGGTGCCAATATCGGTGCACTTATCAACTATTATTTAGCTAAATGGGTAGGCCGCCCTATCATCTACCGTTTTGCAGACAGCCGCATCGGACATATGTGCCTGATAGACCGCCAAAAGGTAGAAGTTGCAGAAGAGTATTTCCGCAAGCATGGAGCCGCATCCACTATTTTTGGGCGCCTGGTACCAGCTGTTCGCCAATTAATCAGTATTCCAGCCGGTTTGGCAGGTATGCATGTAGGCAAATTCTTGCTCTATACCACAATCGGTGCTGGCATCTGGAATACTGTTTTAGCAATCATCGGTTGGGGGATATACCAATATACAGACTATAAAACAACTCAAGATGTATATCAGCAGGCATTAAAGTATAGTCATGAGCTCGGTTACATCATCTTGGCTCTTGCCATTGTTATTGTAGCTTTCCTTGCATACAAGGGGCTCAAGAAGAAATAA
- a CDS encoding glutamine--tRNA ligase/YqeY domain fusion protein, translated as MAINEENNLEEKKSISFVEQLVEEDLKEGKNGGRIQTRFPPEPNGYLHIGHAKAICMDFGVAEKYNGVCNLRFDDTNPSKENNEYVENILQDIQWLGFKWGNIYYASDYFEKLWDFAVWMIKKGNAYIDEQTAEEIAQQKGTPTSPGTASPYRDRPIEESLALFEKMNTPEAVEGSMVLRAKLDMANPNMHFRDPIMYRIIHTPHHRTGTKWHAYPMYDFAHGQSDYFEGVTHSICTLEFVPHRPLYDKFIDFLKEKDGTADVLNDNRPRQIEFNRLNLTYTVMSKRKLHQLVDEKLVIGWDDPRMPTLCGMRRRGYSPESIRMFIDSIGYTKFDALNDMALLEASVREDLNKKACRVSAVLDPVKLVITNYPEGETEEMEAINNPENEADGTHTITFSKNLWIERADFMEDAPKKFFRMTPGKEVRLKNAYIVKCTGCTKDENGVITEIQAEYDPISKSGMEGANRKVKGTLHWVSADHCVKAEVREYDRLFMVENPSADERDFHELLNPDSFHDYPNCYIEEYAANKKPGEYLQFQRIGYFMADLDSTAEKPVFNKTVGLKDTWAKQNK; from the coding sequence ATGGCAATTAATGAAGAAAACAATTTGGAAGAGAAGAAAAGTATCTCTTTCGTAGAACAGTTAGTTGAGGAAGATCTCAAAGAAGGCAAAAACGGAGGACGAATCCAGACGCGTTTTCCGCCAGAGCCTAATGGTTATCTGCATATCGGCCATGCCAAAGCTATCTGCATGGACTTTGGTGTTGCAGAGAAATATAATGGTGTTTGCAATCTTCGTTTTGATGACACTAACCCTAGCAAGGAAAACAATGAATATGTAGAGAATATTCTTCAAGACATCCAGTGGCTCGGATTCAAGTGGGGCAATATCTACTATGCTTCTGACTACTTTGAGAAGCTTTGGGATTTTGCTGTCTGGATGATCAAGAAGGGCAATGCATATATAGATGAACAAACTGCTGAAGAAATTGCACAGCAGAAGGGTACTCCTACCTCACCGGGTACTGCTAGTCCATATCGTGATCGCCCAATCGAAGAAAGCCTTGCTTTGTTTGAGAAGATGAATACTCCTGAGGCCGTAGAAGGCAGCATGGTTCTTCGCGCAAAACTCGATATGGCGAATCCAAATATGCATTTCCGCGATCCTATCATGTATCGTATCATCCATACTCCTCATCACCGTACAGGAACTAAATGGCATGCATATCCTATGTATGATTTTGCTCATGGACAGAGTGACTACTTTGAAGGGGTAACTCACTCTATCTGTACATTGGAATTTGTACCTCACCGTCCGCTTTACGATAAGTTCATCGACTTCTTGAAGGAGAAGGACGGAACTGCAGATGTATTAAACGACAATCGTCCACGTCAGATTGAGTTCAACCGATTGAACCTCACTTATACAGTAATGAGCAAGCGTAAGCTTCACCAGCTGGTTGATGAGAAACTGGTTATCGGATGGGACGACCCACGTATGCCTACTCTTTGCGGAATGCGCCGTCGCGGTTACTCTCCTGAGAGTATTCGTATGTTTATCGACAGTATCGGATATACTAAGTTCGATGCTCTCAACGATATGGCCTTACTCGAAGCATCTGTTAGAGAAGACTTGAACAAGAAAGCATGTCGTGTGAGTGCAGTACTTGATCCTGTAAAACTCGTAATTACCAACTATCCGGAAGGTGAAACAGAGGAAATGGAAGCCATCAATAATCCAGAAAATGAAGCTGATGGCACACACACCATCACATTCTCCAAGAATCTCTGGATAGAGCGTGCTGACTTTATGGAAGATGCTCCTAAAAAATTCTTCCGTATGACTCCGGGTAAAGAAGTTCGTCTGAAGAATGCTTACATCGTTAAGTGCACTGGATGCACAAAGGACGAAAATGGCGTTATCACTGAAATTCAGGCAGAATACGATCCTATCAGTAAGAGCGGCATGGAAGGTGCCAACCGTAAGGTTAAGGGTACATTGCATTGGGTATCAGCAGATCACTGCGTAAAGGCAGAGGTGCGCGAATACGACCGTCTCTTTATGGTAGAAAATCCATCTGCTGATGAACGTGACTTCCACGAGTTGCTCAACCCAGACAGCTTCCACGACTATCCTAACTGCTATATTGAGGAATATGCAGCCAACAAGAAGCCAGGTGAATATCTCCAGTTCCAGCGTATCGGTTATTTCATGGCCGATCTTGATTCTACTGCAGAAAAACCAGTATTCAACAAAACCGTTGGCTTGAAGGATACATGGGCAAAACAGAATAAATAA
- a CDS encoding IS110 family transposase, which produces MDKELYFGVDVSKKTLDLAYYDGETIDWKNAHIKVSNDDAGFKKIGSWVAKVGKDFDTFLFCMEYTGLYNQNFRLWLESKEYIYGMVEPRKMHRFEPDLDDDQRSLDRIKTDELDAFRIAIYCEQNHKKILRNPSKLPSPVYFKLKRLLAERKQNTKQSTLYKQQLHDISAYDTDLSVERKKLLLKNMQENQKAIDKEIDSYMNEDTSIRKNYNLLTSIPGIGRIIALETIVLTENFTAISNPRKYACYIGIAPFKKESGTSVRKKTGVSKKGFSEAKADLSIAVLSAIRNNPSIRDYWIRKRKEKCGGIVLNAVKFKLVLRMFAVIKRGTPYVETDAYKN; this is translated from the coding sequence ATGGATAAGGAACTTTACTTTGGCGTAGATGTCTCCAAGAAGACTCTCGACCTTGCTTATTATGATGGTGAAACCATCGACTGGAAGAATGCTCATATTAAGGTGAGCAATGATGATGCTGGGTTCAAAAAGATTGGCTCCTGGGTCGCAAAGGTAGGAAAAGACTTCGATACCTTTTTGTTCTGTATGGAATATACTGGACTCTATAACCAAAACTTCAGATTATGGCTGGAATCCAAAGAATATATCTATGGTATGGTGGAACCTCGCAAAATGCATCGCTTCGAGCCAGACTTGGATGATGACCAGCGCTCTCTAGACCGTATCAAGACTGATGAACTGGATGCTTTCAGAATAGCAATCTATTGTGAGCAGAACCACAAGAAGATTCTTCGCAATCCCTCCAAACTTCCTTCACCTGTCTATTTCAAGTTGAAGAGATTGCTGGCAGAGCGTAAGCAGAACACCAAGCAGTCAACTCTCTATAAGCAGCAGCTTCATGATATCAGCGCATACGATACAGACTTATCCGTTGAACGCAAGAAACTCCTGCTGAAGAACATGCAGGAAAACCAGAAAGCAATAGACAAAGAGATTGACAGCTACATGAATGAAGATACAAGCATCAGAAAGAATTACAATCTGCTGACCTCCATTCCTGGCATTGGTCGCATCATAGCGTTGGAAACCATTGTATTGACGGAAAATTTCACTGCAATCAGCAATCCTCGCAAATATGCCTGTTACATAGGAATAGCCCCTTTTAAAAAGGAATCTGGTACCTCAGTAAGAAAGAAAACGGGGGTTTCCAAGAAAGGCTTTTCTGAAGCCAAGGCAGACTTATCCATAGCTGTCCTTTCCGCCATAAGGAACAATCCTTCAATAAGAGACTATTGGATACGCAAGAGAAAGGAAAAATGCGGTGGCATCGTGCTCAATGCCGTCAAGTTCAAGCTGGTCCTTCGTATGTTTGCCGTGATAAAGCGTGGAACACCATATGTGGAGACAGATGCATATAAGAACTAA
- a CDS encoding helix-turn-helix domain-containing protein, with protein sequence MLSEETKDRLRDEIIRVLVTERKYKDPDYSSKKLAEDLNTNSRYISAVCATRFHKNYAELVNDYRVNDAMSLLTDKRYARMTVEGISEMAGFNTRQSFYANFFKRIGVTPRQYRANHFKGLE encoded by the coding sequence ATGCTGAGTGAAGAAACTAAGGACCGCCTTCGCGACGAGATAATCCGTGTTCTTGTTACTGAAAGAAAGTACAAGGACCCAGACTATAGTTCCAAGAAACTTGCAGAGGATTTGAATACTAACTCTCGCTATATTTCTGCTGTATGCGCAACTCGATTTCATAAGAATTATGCCGAGTTGGTGAATGATTATCGAGTAAACGATGCTATGTCTTTACTTACCGATAAACGTTATGCAAGAATGACTGTAGAAGGTATCAGCGAAATGGCTGGTTTCAATACTCGTCAGAGTTTCTATGCTAATTTCTTCAAGCGAATAGGCGTTACTCCTCGTCAATATCGTGCTAATCATTTTAAGGGATTGGAGTAA